The Streptomyces laurentii region GCGACCTGGCTTCCGGCGCGCTACCGCGACCGCGGGCCCCGGCCGCTCACCGCCGGCATCGGCGAACTCGCCTACGTCGGCGGCAAGTACCGGATCACCATGGACCCGGACGGGCCGCCCACCGACTGGTGGATCTACGAGGACCTCCAGTTCCCGTACAAGCGCAACATCGCCGCCGTCGGCTTCGACCGCGACGACATGACCCTGGAGGGCATCACCCGCGCGGAGATGCGCCGGGGCTGCTGGGACCCGAAGGCGCGGCTGGCCGACATGGACCTCAACCACGTCGAGGCGTCGCTGTGCTTCCCGACCTTCCCGCGCTTCTGCGGCCAGACCTTCGCGGAGGCCCAGGACAAGGAAGTGGCCCTGGCCTGCGTCCGCGCCTACAACGACTGGATGGTGGAGGAGTGGTGCGGCGACAGCGGCGGCCGGCTCATCCCGCTGTGCATCATCCCGCTCTGGGACATCGGACTCGCCGTCGCCGAGATCCGGCGCAACGCGGCCCGCGGCGTGCGCGCGGTGACCTTCTCGGAGATCCCCACCCACCTCGGGCTGCCGTCGATCCACTCCGGCTACTGGGACCCGTTCTTCGCGGTGTGCCAGGAGACCGGGACCGTCGTCAACATGCACATCGGCTCGTCGTCGCAGATGCCGGCCGCCTCCCCGGACGCCCCGCCCGCCGTCCAGGCCAGCCTCAGCTTCAACAACGCGATGGCCTCGATGATGGACTTCCTCTTCTCCGGCGTTCTCGTGCGGTTCCCGAGCCTCAAACTGGCCTACAGCGAAGGCCAGATGGGCTGGATCCCGTACGCGCTCGAACGCGCCGACGACGTGTGGGAGGAGCACCGCGCCTGGGGCGGGGTGCGCGACCTGATCCCCGAGCCGCCGTCCACGTACTACTACCGGCAGATCTTCTGCTGCTTCTTCCGCGACAAGCACGGCATCGCCTCGCTCGACGCCGTCGGCCGCGACAACGCCACCTTCGAGACCGACTACCCGCACGTCGACTCCACCTTCCCGCACACCAAGCAGGTCGCCCTCGACCATGTCCGCGGCCTCGACGACGAGACGGTCCACAAGCTGATGCGCGGCAACGCCATCCGCATGCTCGGCCTGGACCTCGTCTGATGGAGCTGGACTACTCGGCGGAGGAGGAAGAGTTCAGAGCCCGGCTGCGCCACTGGCTCGGCACCGAACTGCCCAAGCTGCCGGCCCGGCCCGACCCGCTGGACTGGCCGGCCCGGCGGGCGTACGACTGCGGCTGGCAGCGGCGGCTGTACGACGCCGGGTACGGGCACGTCCACTGGGACGGCTCGCCGACCCGGCGGCTGATCTTCCTGGAGGAGACGGAGCGGGCCGGCGCCCCGTACGTCGGCGCGGGCTTCGTCGGGCTGCTGCACGCCGGGCCCACCATCGCCGCCGAGGGCACGCCCGAGCAGCGGGAGCGCTGGCTGGAGCCGGTGCTGCGCGGCGACGCGGTGTGGTGCCAGGGCTTCAGCGAACCCGAGGCCGGCTCCGATCTCGCGTCCTTGCGCACCCGCGCGGTCCGGGACGGTGACGCGTACGTCGTCACCGGCCACAAGATCTGGACCTCGCACGCCGAGATCGCCGACTGGTGCGAACTCCTGGTCCGTACCGACCCCGACGCGCCGAAGCACCGTGGCATCAGCTGGCTCGCCATGCCCATGGACGCGCCCGGCATCACCGTCCGGCCGCTGCGCACCCTCGCCGGGACGGCCGAGTTCGCCGAGGTGTTCCTCGACGAGGTGCGGGTGCCGGTGGCGAACCGGGTCGGGGCGGAGAACGACGGCTGGCGCGTCACCCTCGTCACGCTCTCCTTCGAACGCGGCACCGCCTTCGTCGGCGAGGTCGTCGCCTGCCGCCGCGTGCTCGGCGAACTCGCCCGTACGGCACGGAAGAACGGCCGCTGGGACGACCCCGTCCTGCGCCGCCGGCTCGGCAGGCTCGGCGCCGAGTTCCAGGCCCTGTGGCGGCTGATCCAGTGGAACGTGAGCGAGGCCGCCGCCACCGGCGCGGTGCCCGGGACCGGCGGCTCCGTCTTCAAGCTGAGTTACTCGCACGCCCGCCAGGAGCTGTACGACGCGGCCGCCGCCGTCCTCGGCCCCGACGCGCTCGACCTCGGGCGGGAGTGGCCCCGGGACCGGCTGTCCTCGCTGTCGTACACGATCGCCGCCGGCACCTCGCAGATCCAGCGGAACATCGTCGCCGAGCGTGTCCTCGGCCTGCCGAAGGGGCGGTGAACGAGCCCATGGACTTCCGGCTCACCGACGACCAGCGGGCGCTGGTGCGCGGGATACGGGACCTGCTCGGGCGCCGCTTCGGGCCGGACGCGCTGCGGGCCGCCGCCGGCGCGGACGGCGCGGGGGAACTCGACCGGGGGCTGTGGCGGGAGCTGGGCGCGGCCGGGTTCTTCGCGCTGCGGCTCCCGGAGGACGCGGGCGGGGTCGGGCTCGGCCTGCCCGAGGCGGCGCTGCTCTTCGAGGAGGCGGGCCGGGCGCTGCTGCCGGGCCCGCTCGTCGCGACGCACCTGGCCGCCGGGCGGGTGCCGGGCGCCGCGGAGGGGACGGCGGTGGTCACCCGGGCCGACGGGGGCCTGGTCGAGTGGCTGGACGCGGCGGACGTGGTGCTGGGGGTGGGGGACGGGGTGACACCGCGGCCCCTCCGGTCGGTCGACCCGCTGACCCCGCTGCACCGGCTGGCATATGCCCGGCTCGATACGGGTGACGTACCCGACGCGCACGAGGCGTCCCTGCTCACCGCCGCCGAACAGCTGGGCAGCGCGGGCCGTACCACCGCCCTCGCCGTCGCCCACGCGCGCGTACGCGAGCAGTTCGGCCGGCCGATCGGCTCCTTCCAGGCCGTCAAGCAACTGTGTGCCCACATGCTCGTCCGAACTGAAGTAGCCCGCGCCGCCGTCTACGCCGCCGCCGTCACCGCCGATCCGGTCGAGATCGCGGGCGCCCGGCTGCTCGCCGACGAGGCCGCCGCGGAGTGTGCCCGCGACTGCCTCCAGGTGCACGGCGGCATGGGCTTCACCTGGGAGGCAGAGGTCCATCTGCACCTGAAGCGGGCCTGGGTACGGGCCGCCCGCGGACTCGGCGGCGCGGTGGCGGAGGAGGCGGTGGCGGAGAGCCTGGCGGCCACCCCGTAGCCGCGCGTCACGGAGCGTTCGTGCCGGATCGCGCCGGTCGGCGGGGCCGTCACGGCCTGGAGTCGACAAGGTGCTCCGGTACGCTCCGTTGGATGCGAGTGCTTGTGGGCCCGGATCACGCCGGTGCCGCCACCGAGGCGGCTCCGGATCCCGGGATGCCTGCGGTTCGCGCCCTTTCGGGGCGTTTTGTGAGCCCTCGTTCGACTCCCCGCAGCGCGCGTCGCACAGTATGGACTATGCGTACTCCTTCGCGCTGGAATATGCCCGAAGCGCTTGTTGCGGTGACTGTACGTCAACCATGCTGTCCCACAAGGGAATCACGTTCCGTTAGGTCGTCGATGACGCCGGTTCGGATGGTGTGAACGGTGCAGGTGCTTCAGGTTCAGTTGGAGGTCGGGGCGGACCCGGCGGAGGTGGGGCGGGCCCGCCGGTGGGCGCGGTCGCGGCTCGCCGGTTCGGGCATAGAGGAGGACGAGCCGCTCGCGGAGACGCTGGTGCTGCTCATCTCCGAGCTCGTGACCAACGCCGTGGTGCACACGGGCTGCCCGGCCGTGCTGCGGATGCTGTTCGGGCGGGCGGGGGTGCGGGTCGAGGTCGCCGACGCGAGCGACCGGCCGCCGGCGCCCCGGCGCGCGGACGGCGACGCGACGAACGGGCGCGGTCTGGAACTGGTCGACGGCCTCGCCGACCGGTGGGGCTGGCAGCGCGAGGGTGCGGGCAAGAGCATCTGGTGCGAGGTCGACCGGGCGGAGTCCGTCCACGACGAGGCCGGCCGGGCGGAGTCCGCGCCGGGGGTCGCCGCGCCGCGGGACGGGCAGCTGGACGGACAGCGGCCCGTGGTCCCGGCGCCGAGCGCGGGCACGGCCCGGGGGACGGGCGCTGGGCCCGTGCTGTGGCTGTCACCCGGACGGATGCGCTGTTGACGGGTGGTGGCGCATTGATCACCCTGGGGTGAGCGATTCGTCGTGCGAGGGGAGTCGAGGGGCGTGCCCCTCGGCGAGCGCGGGTCGTGACGGGTGGCGGCTCTCGTGCCGTGCTCGGGGCGCGCGCGGGCGCGCCGCCACCCGCGATCTCACCCCGCGATCTCACCCGCGATCGGTCTTTCCGCGGTCGGCCTCCCCGCGGTCGGCCTCCCCGCGGTCTTCCCGTGATCTTTTCGCCCGGTCCGCGCGCTACAGTTCATCGCCTGGATCGCCGCCCGCCGGAGCCCGTCCGATCCGCCCGCCCCGCTCACAGCAGGGCCACCGGCGCGACCGGCGCACCCGTCCCGCCCACGAAGGGCTCGGGCGTCGCCGTCAGCAGGAACGCGTAACGCCCTTCCTGTGCACAGGTTGTGGACAACTCTTCGAGGTTCCAGTTCTGCCCCTGCAGCATGCCCATCTCGACCAGGTCGAGCGCGTGCACGGGCATCCACAGGCCGTCGATCTCCGGCGGGAAGATCTCGAAGGTGAGCGTGTCGTTGGCGACCGCCGCCACGTCCCGCGCGTGGAACCACTCGGGCGTACGGACGGACAGGCCGGGTGACGGGAACGCGTAACCGTGCCGGTCGCCGGCCAGGTACGCCCGTATCTGCCCGGTCCGGACGAGGACGAGGTCCCCGGCGCGTACCGTGACCCGCCCGAACTCCGCTGCCTCGTCGAGGTCTTCGGGGGTGACGGCGTGGTCGCCGGGCAGCCGGTCGACCCCCTTGGCCGCCGCCACGTCGAGCAGGACGCCCCGCCCGGCCACGTGCCGGACGGTGTGGATGCCGCTGAACGCGGAGCGGCCGTGGGCGGTGACGGTCGAGGCCGGGCGGCCGTTGTAGATCCGGCCCGAGTGGGACGCGTGGGTGAGGGCGTCCCAGTGGGTGCCGGCCTGCAGGCCGAGGGTCACGGCGTCGTCGCTGGTCGCGACCGTGTCCGGGCCGAAGAGTTCCTGGTTGACCTGGACCATGACGTGCAGCGGGTTGACCCGGCCGGGGATCACGCCGGTCTGCACGCCGTCCTGCCTCAGCTCCAGCGCGAGCGGGACGCGCAGGCCGGAGCGGACGGTGTCGGCGGCCTCCCGTACGGC contains the following coding sequences:
- a CDS encoding barH protein (Amidohydrolase; pfam04909;~BarH [Streptomyces venezuelae ATCC10712];~identified by MetaGeneAnnotator; putative), giving the protein MTELPRIISVDDHVIEPAHLFATWLPARYRDRGPRPLTAGIGELAYVGGKYRITMDPDGPPTDWWIYEDLQFPYKRNIAAVGFDRDDMTLEGITRAEMRRGCWDPKARLADMDLNHVEASLCFPTFPRFCGQTFAEAQDKEVALACVRAYNDWMVEEWCGDSGGRLIPLCIIPLWDIGLAVAEIRRNAARGVRAVTFSEIPTHLGLPSIHSGYWDPFFAVCQETGTVVNMHIGSSSQMPAASPDAPPAVQASLSFNNAMASMMDFLFSGVLVRFPSLKLAYSEGQMGWIPYALERADDVWEEHRAWGGVRDLIPEPPSTYYYRQIFCCFFRDKHGIASLDAVGRDNATFETDYPHVDSTFPHTKQVALDHVRGLDDETVHKLMRGNAIRMLGLDLV
- a CDS encoding acyl-CoA dehydrogenase (Acyl-CoA dehydrogenase; cl09933;~acyl-CoA dehydrogenase [Streptomyces cattleya NRRL 8057 = DSM46488];~identified by MetaGeneAnnotator; putative) yields the protein MELDYSAEEEEFRARLRHWLGTELPKLPARPDPLDWPARRAYDCGWQRRLYDAGYGHVHWDGSPTRRLIFLEETERAGAPYVGAGFVGLLHAGPTIAAEGTPEQRERWLEPVLRGDAVWCQGFSEPEAGSDLASLRTRAVRDGDAYVVTGHKIWTSHAEIADWCELLVRTDPDAPKHRGISWLAMPMDAPGITVRPLRTLAGTAEFAEVFLDEVRVPVANRVGAENDGWRVTLVTLSFERGTAFVGEVVACRRVLGELARTARKNGRWDDPVLRRRLGRLGAEFQALWRLIQWNVSEAAATGAVPGTGGSVFKLSYSHARQELYDAAAAVLGPDALDLGREWPRDRLSSLSYTIAAGTSQIQRNIVAERVLGLPKGR
- a CDS encoding acyl-CoA dehydrogenase (Acyl-CoA dehydrogenase, N-terminal domain; pfam02771;~Acyl-CoA dehydrogenase; cl09933;~Acyl-CoA dehydrogenases [Lipid metabolism]; COG1960;~acyl-CoA dehydrogenase [Streptomyces davawensis JCM4913];~identified by MetaGeneAnnotator; putative), with the protein product MDFRLTDDQRALVRGIRDLLGRRFGPDALRAAAGADGAGELDRGLWRELGAAGFFALRLPEDAGGVGLGLPEAALLFEEAGRALLPGPLVATHLAAGRVPGAAEGTAVVTRADGGLVEWLDAADVVLGVGDGVTPRPLRSVDPLTPLHRLAYARLDTGDVPDAHEASLLTAAEQLGSAGRTTALAVAHARVREQFGRPIGSFQAVKQLCAHMLVRTEVARAAVYAAAVTADPVEIAGARLLADEAAAECARDCLQVHGGMGFTWEAEVHLHLKRAWVRAARGLGGAVAEEAVAESLAATP
- a CDS encoding regulatory protein (Histidine kinase-like ATPase domain; pfam13581;~Histidine kinase-like ATPases; This family includes several ATP-binding proteins for example: histidine kinase, DNA gyrase B, topoisomerases, heat shock protein HSP90, phytochrome-like ATPases and DNA mismatch repair proteins; cl00075;~identified by MetaGeneAnnotator; putative;~regulatory protein [Streptomyces sp. C]) produces the protein MQVLQVQLEVGADPAEVGRARRWARSRLAGSGIEEDEPLAETLVLLISELVTNAVVHTGCPAVLRMLFGRAGVRVEVADASDRPPAPRRADGDATNGRGLELVDGLADRWGWQREGAGKSIWCEVDRAESVHDEAGRAESAPGVAAPRDGQLDGQRPVVPAPSAGTARGTGAGPVLWLSPGRMRC
- a CDS encoding cyclase (Putative cyclase; pfam04199;~cyclase [Streptomyces venezuelae ATCC10712];~identified by MetaGeneAnnotator; putative) translates to MSLPAEFHEIAARVNNWGRWGQDDEIGTLNLINDEAVREAADTVRSGLRVPLALELRQDGVQTGVIPGRVNPLHVMVQVNQELFGPDTVATSDDAVTLGLQAGTHWDALTHASHSGRIYNGRPASTVTAHGRSAFSGIHTVRHVAGRGVLLDVAAAKGVDRLPGDHAVTPEDLDEAAEFGRVTVRAGDLVLVRTGQIRAYLAGDRHGYAFPSPGLSVRTPEWFHARDVAAVANDTLTFEIFPPEIDGLWMPVHALDLVEMGMLQGQNWNLEELSTTCAQEGRYAFLLTATPEPFVGGTGAPVAPVALL